The following nucleotide sequence is from Leptolyngbya subtilissima AS-A7.
GGGTTAATCTACCTTAAATATAGTATATAAAACTACAAACAAATCCGACTAAGCCCAGTGAGAGATTCAAGGGCTCGTCGGGATTCTGGCCAGTAGATTGTGGCAGCGAGGTTAGCAATACTGGGCGGCCTTAAGTCCTACCTCAGCCAACACAGATTTCAACGTTTGCACCACCTGATCCTGAGCTGCCTCCCCCAGTTCGGGGAACATGGGCAATGACAACACCTGCTGGGCCGCGGTTTCTGCCTGGGGAAGATCGCCTGGCTGATACCCCAGGCTATGGTAAACGGGCTGTAGGTGCAGAGGCAGTGGGTAGTACACCATGCAGATCACTCCGGCCTCTCGCATCAGCTGCTGTACCTGGTTGCGCTCTTGGCCCTCAGCAGTGGCCTGGGTTAGACGCAGGGTGTACTGATTCCACACCGAGCGGCCAAAGGTCACAGACTCAGGCCGCACGACTTCGGTGACCGGAGCTAGCAGGTGGTGGTAGCGATCGGCTACCTGCGATCGCTGCTGATTCCAGCGATCGAGGTGGCGTAGTTTAATGGCCAAAATCGCGGCCTGCACCGAGTCGAGACGACTGTTAACCCCAATGGCCTCGTGGTGATACTTCACCCGACTGCCGTGTTCACTCAGCATCCGGGCGGTGGCTGCTAGATTGTCGTCGTTGGTCGTAAGGGCCCCGCCGTCGCCACAGCCCCCCAAGTTTTTTGTGGGAAAAAAGCTAAAGCAGCCCACATGCCCAATCCGACCGACCTGCTGCCCCATCCACTCCGCGCCAGTGGCTTGGGCACAGTCTTCGATCACCGTCAGGTCGTAGCGGGCAGCTAAATCCATGATTGGCCCCATATCTACGGGGCGACCAAACAGGTGCACGGGCATGATAGCTCGGGTGCGATCGCTAACAGCGGCCTCAATTTTGGCCACATTTATATTGAAGGTGTCGAGGTCAATATCGACGAACACCGGCGTTGCCCCCACGGCACTAATCGCTTCCGCCGTGGCAATAAACGTAAAGGGCGAAGTAATTACCTCATCGCCAGGGCCAATGTTCAAAGCCCGCAAAGCCAGATACAAAGCGTCCGTGCCAGAGTTGCACCCAATACAGTGCTTCGTGCCTACATAGTCTCCAAAGGCTTGGGTAAAGGTTTCGACGACAGGTCCATTGATGTATTGTCCAGAGGCTAGCACCTCGGCCACGGCAGCATTCACATCAGATTGAATTGCTCGAAACTGCTCCGTAAGATCAACAGGAGGAATTACACTCACTCGCTCACACTCACCTAGTGGATAGGCTTAGTTTACCCTAACCCCACGGCCGTGTTAGGTGCTGCCTAAAGGGCGATCGCTGCCCCTGCCCAATCTACCCATGGCCCTGTGGTCTAGGAGTTTCCCGTGCTCGATTTATCTCTTACTTCTACTGGCTCGTCTATCCCCAGAGACGAGCACACTCGTTGGATGCAGCGCTGCCTAGAACTGGCTCGGCTCGCGGCCGGTCAAACAGCTCCTAATCCAATGGTGGGGTGTGTGGTATTGCAGCAGGGTTTAGTGGTTGGAGAAGGTTTTCATCCACAAGCTGGGCAACCCCACGCTGAGGTGTTTGCCCTAGCTCAGGCCGGAGCCCGTGCCCAAGACGCCACCCTCTATGTCAACCTAGAACCCTGTAATCACACTGGGCGCACTCCCCCCTGTACAGAAGCGGTGATCCGAGCGGGTGTGCGTCGGGTATGCGTCGGGATGGTCGATCCCGATCCCAGGGTGTCGGGCTCAGGCATTCAGCGGCTTCGCCAGGCCGGTCTTGAGGTCATCGTTGGAGTTGAAGAAGAAGCCTGCCGACAACTCAATGAGGCCTTCGTGCAGCGAATAACTCGCCAGCGCCCCCTAGGCCTGCTGAAGTATGCCATGACCTTAGACGGCAAGATTGCCGCCGTCAGCGGCCACAGTGCTTGGGTAACAGGGCCCACAGCTCGCGCTGCCGTACACCAGCTGCGCGCCACCTGCGATGCGGTAGTTGTTGGCGGCAACACCGTTCGTCACGACAACCCTCGCTTAACTAGCCATGGTCATAGCCCCCATAACCCTCTGCGTGTCGTCATGAGCCGGCGCCTCGAACTTCCCCCTGAGGCCAACCTGTGGCGTACGGAAGACGCACCAACTACAGTTTTTACTGGACCTGATGCCGACCCAGCACATCGACAGGCTTTAGCCACCAGGGGAGTAGATGTCGTCACGCTACCGGCACTCGCCCCTCGGTTAGTCACGGAGCACCTTTACCAGCGCGGCTGCGCCACAGTGCTGTGGGAATGCGGCGGCTTTCTGGCAGCCCAGGCTATCCGAGATGGCGTCATCGATAAGCTTTGGGCCTTTGTGGCTCCTAAGCTGATAGGCGGTGTAGCTGCCCCAAGCCCTATTGGTGACTTGGGCCTTCAGAACATGGGTCAGGCCCTGGCCTTGAAGCGCACTAGTTGGCGTCTCCTAGGAGATGATCTGCTGTTAGAGGGCTATTTGGACCTGCCTGCTGACAGTTAGCCCGACAACATCAAAGCAGACTGCTACAGCTGGATGGAGCACTGTTCTGTCATTGAGGGCTAGGGATAGATACGTACCAGTCGGGGAATATCGTAGGTCAACTCTCGTTTGCGCATAAAGGCGTCAAGTACCAGCCGTAGATCATCCTTGCCGCGAAATGACTCTACTCGTTGACGCACCTCGCCCTGCTCAAATATCAGCAGCGTCGGCAGGTTTGAGAGCCGGTAAGCGTTGGCTAGACGCAAGTTTTCATCGGCATTAACATCGACTAGCTTAATATGGCCCTCCCACTCAGCCTGAAAGCTTTGCAACACTGGGATAATGAGCTTGCAGAGCCCACACCAAGGAGCCCAAAAATGAACCAGTACGGGGAGTTCTGACTCAAGCACAGCTGTTCTAAACGTGGCTTCGCCAACAGACATCGGCATCTATAAATCAATGAAGGAATTTAACTAACTCTCCAGGCCGATTCCTGAGCGGAACCGCTGAACAAATATGATTTTGTTGAAGTTGAAGGAAAATATGCGGTTGCTATCGGGATCATTGTAGACCAGTTGAGAATGGAAGTTAATAGGTCAGAATAAGGATTCTGCCAAAGCCCCAACACAGGGCTTTGGCAATAGAAGCGGCCGCTGGTTTACGTCATGGAGCAGTTGTAAGTAGCTGCTCTATCTAAGATCTGGGAGGTAGTATGACCCCCAAGCCAAAGATTTAGCACCCAAGGGGCTGGTGCTGCCGGAGTAAGTTCAAAGCCTCATCGGCCGGTAAAGGCTTGGCAAAAAAATAGCCCTGACCATAGTCGCATCCCTCCTGCTGTAGCATGGCGACCTGGGTGGCGGTTTCTACTCCCTCAGCCACCACCTCCATGCCAAGTTTTTGCCCGAGGGTCAAGATAGTGTTGATAATGGCTCGATCTTCGTTGCTTTTCTCTAAGCGCCCTACGAAGGACTTATCCACCTTCAGAGTATCCATAGGAAATCGGTGCAGATAGCTGAGGGACGAATAGCCGGTCCCAAAGTCATCAATAGCCAGCTTTAGGTCTAAAGACTTGAGCTTGAGCATCAGGTCGATGGCGGCATCCACATCGCCCATCACCATGCTCTCGGTAATTTCAAGTCGAATGCAGTGGCCGTCAACCTGGGTTTCTTTTAAGGCGGCTTCGATTTGACTGACCAGAT
It contains:
- a CDS encoding thioredoxin family protein encodes the protein MPMSVGEATFRTAVLESELPVLVHFWAPWCGLCKLIIPVLQSFQAEWEGHIKLVDVNADENLRLANAYRLSNLPTLLIFEQGEVRQRVESFRGKDDLRLVLDAFMRKRELTYDIPRLVRIYP
- the ribD gene encoding bifunctional diaminohydroxyphosphoribosylaminopyrimidine deaminase/5-amino-6-(5-phosphoribosylamino)uracil reductase RibD, with the translated sequence MLDLSLTSTGSSIPRDEHTRWMQRCLELARLAAGQTAPNPMVGCVVLQQGLVVGEGFHPQAGQPHAEVFALAQAGARAQDATLYVNLEPCNHTGRTPPCTEAVIRAGVRRVCVGMVDPDPRVSGSGIQRLRQAGLEVIVGVEEEACRQLNEAFVQRITRQRPLGLLKYAMTLDGKIAAVSGHSAWVTGPTARAAVHQLRATCDAVVVGGNTVRHDNPRLTSHGHSPHNPLRVVMSRRLELPPEANLWRTEDAPTTVFTGPDADPAHRQALATRGVDVVTLPALAPRLVTEHLYQRGCATVLWECGGFLAAQAIRDGVIDKLWAFVAPKLIGGVAAPSPIGDLGLQNMGQALALKRTSWRLLGDDLLLEGYLDLPADS
- a CDS encoding aminotransferase class I/II-fold pyridoxal phosphate-dependent enzyme, giving the protein MSVIPPVDLTEQFRAIQSDVNAAVAEVLASGQYINGPVVETFTQAFGDYVGTKHCIGCNSGTDALYLALRALNIGPGDEVITSPFTFIATAEAISAVGATPVFVDIDLDTFNINVAKIEAAVSDRTRAIMPVHLFGRPVDMGPIMDLAARYDLTVIEDCAQATGAEWMGQQVGRIGHVGCFSFFPTKNLGGCGDGGALTTNDDNLAATARMLSEHGSRVKYHHEAIGVNSRLDSVQAAILAIKLRHLDRWNQQRSQVADRYHHLLAPVTEVVRPESVTFGRSVWNQYTLRLTQATAEGQERNQVQQLMREAGVICMVYYPLPLHLQPVYHSLGYQPGDLPQAETAAQQVLSLPMFPELGEAAQDQVVQTLKSVLAEVGLKAAQYC